In one window of Henckelia pumila isolate YLH828 chromosome 1, ASM3356847v2, whole genome shotgun sequence DNA:
- the LOC140873777 gene encoding uncharacterized protein, with the protein MFLAYGACITGYKFMRKVFCIDGTFLKGKYDGVLLVATAQDGNHHQFPIAWGVVDKESSESWSWQEQQKKGAAELFIRVAKAYKESDFDSLYTELRERFPEVAKYLEDNTSLERWSRAKQTGNRYSIMTTNGVESINGRLREERELPIIALLEALQRITSTWRSKYRQEAVASTTHLTPVIESIVRENFIVSRKYEVIEATEGKYCMYGSTSNELVDLQSKSCTCRKFDIDRIPCSHAIAAAYKANISVYEFCTDYYTTRYWLEAFTDPVYPVPGEWTVQEEILVLPPLVIPRRGRKKVKRIPSVGEYDRIR; encoded by the exons ATGTTCTTGGCATATGGTGCATGTATTACGGGATACAAATTCATGAGAAAAGTTTTCTGCATTGATGGTACATTCTTGAAAGGAAAGTATGACGGTGTGCTACTTGTAGCAACCGCACAGGACGGAAATCACCACCAATTTCCCATTGCATGGGGTGTTGTTGACAAGGAAAGCTCTGAGTCATGGTCTTG GCAAGAGCAACAAAAAAAGGGAGCTGCCGAGTTATTCATTCGGGTGGCAAAAGCATACAAGGAAAGTGATTTTGATTCCTTGTATACAGAATTGAGAGAGAGATTTCCAGAGGTTGCTAAATATTTGGAGGATAACACTTCTCTCGAAAGGTGGTCTAGAGCGAAACAAACCGGGAACCGTTACTCCATCATGACCACGAATGGAGTGGAATCAATAAATGGTAGGTTGCGTGAGGAGAGGGAGCTTCCAATAATTGCATTATTGGAAGCACTGCAAAGAATCACATCAACCTGGAGAAGTAAATATCGTCAAGAAGCGGTTGCATCAACTACACATCTCACACCAGTGATAGAGTCGATCGTTCGTGAGAATTTCATCGTTTCTAGAAAATATGAAGTAATTGAAGCAACTGAGGGGAAGTATTGCATGTACGGTAGCACAAGCAACGAGTTAGTTGATTTACAGAGTAAATCTTGCACATGCCGTAAATTCGACATTGACAGGATTCCATGTTCACATGCCATTGCTGCTGCCTACAAAGCAAATATTTCTGTTTATGAATTTTGTACAGATTATTACACCACACGTTATTGGTTAGAAGCATTTACGGATCCTGTCTATCCAGTACCAGGTGAATGGACAGTGCAGGAGGAAATATTGGTGTTGCCGCCTCTAGTCATTCCCCGACGTGGACGGAAAAAAGTAAAAAGAATACCTTCAGTCGGGGAGTATGACAGAATACGTTGA